A genomic segment from Polyangium mundeleinium encodes:
- a CDS encoding class 1 isoprenoid biosynthesis enzyme encodes MKPDAPFACYLAKQIEINHAWDLCERHLSALPEPLGALADRFLQSVSDDQGHHRAYFSNPLAPPLLYLPLWLRDGLLGARPDLATIPLAPLLAGAMLGYFHIRFQDDLLDEPERGDPALQLLGNTCFVALAEACRATLGLHEAFWKAFDRAFLDMSRLTLAERYAVRSDAPYTDALFEEHAGKVAFARIPVLAVAALAGRMDLAPALEALVARLGVAYGIVNDVLGWPRDLRAGHRTYLLARAGLSQDDLARVARVQAPAERDAAREELATRLRERLYEGGLLRGSLERAGKVHHEAREIARTLDVPGFDAFTDERIAWLESLDSRLAAITLQRALAKGRAP; translated from the coding sequence GTGAAGCCCGACGCGCCGTTCGCCTGTTATCTCGCGAAACAAATCGAAATCAATCACGCGTGGGATCTCTGCGAGCGGCACCTTTCCGCCCTGCCCGAGCCCTTGGGCGCCCTCGCCGACCGCTTTTTGCAAAGCGTCTCGGACGACCAGGGCCATCACCGCGCCTACTTCTCGAACCCCCTCGCGCCGCCGCTGCTCTATCTGCCGCTTTGGCTGCGTGACGGGCTTTTGGGCGCGCGCCCCGATCTCGCCACGATCCCCCTCGCGCCGCTGCTCGCAGGCGCAATGCTCGGCTACTTCCACATTCGTTTCCAGGACGACCTCCTCGACGAACCCGAGCGCGGAGATCCCGCGCTCCAGCTCCTCGGCAATACCTGTTTCGTCGCCCTCGCCGAGGCCTGCCGCGCCACGCTCGGCCTCCACGAAGCATTCTGGAAAGCTTTCGATCGCGCTTTCCTCGACATGTCCCGGCTCACCCTGGCGGAGCGATACGCCGTCCGCTCGGATGCGCCCTACACCGACGCGCTCTTCGAGGAGCACGCCGGCAAGGTCGCCTTCGCCCGCATTCCCGTGCTCGCCGTCGCCGCGCTCGCAGGGCGAATGGATCTCGCGCCGGCCCTCGAGGCATTGGTCGCGCGGCTCGGCGTGGCGTACGGGATCGTCAACGATGTCCTCGGCTGGCCTCGAGATCTCCGCGCCGGGCACCGCACGTACCTGCTCGCCCGCGCGGGCCTCTCCCAGGACGACCTCGCGCGTGTCGCTCGCGTGCAAGCCCCTGCCGAGCGTGATGCGGCCCGGGAAGAGCTCGCGACGCGCCTTCGCGAGCGTCTCTACGAGGGAGGCCTCCTGCGCGGCTCGCTCGAACGCGCCGGGAAGGTGCACCACGAGGCGCGGGAGATAGCCCGGACCCTCGATGTACCCGGCTTCGACGCCTTCACCGACGAGCGAATCGCCTGGCTCGAATCCCTCGATTCCCGCCTCGCCGCAATCACGCTCCAGCGCGCGCTCGCGAAGGGTCGAGCCCCATGA
- a CDS encoding type II CAAX endopeptidase family protein, with protein MQEATDKVRRARRGLAIFFGVLLLVSAPFHVQIVLHGLHPNYFLPLVWVPCFASVVARFLLREGFGDVSFRFDRRAAWAMLVGVIYPVAVGVPAYGIAWTTGMAHFEPAAMHPLGFAIPGSTPGERLLAGSIIALTLGPLAMAVLALGEEVGWRGYMLTRLIDARVPQPVLVSGVIWALWHAPLIVAGEYNASPVPMLSLLLYIVTSVGAGTLLATLRLETGSVWPAVTMHAAWNAIVVAFFGASTNGEDAALWTGEGGVLVAISTTAITFVLLRWRRGPGDRARGDGPGTSELGAVRL; from the coding sequence GTGCAGGAGGCGACGGACAAGGTACGGCGCGCGCGGAGAGGGCTCGCGATCTTCTTCGGGGTCCTCCTTCTCGTGAGCGCACCGTTCCACGTGCAGATCGTGCTGCACGGCCTCCATCCGAACTACTTCCTCCCATTGGTATGGGTGCCCTGCTTCGCGTCGGTCGTGGCGCGGTTTCTCCTGCGCGAGGGGTTTGGCGACGTATCGTTCCGGTTCGATCGCCGCGCCGCGTGGGCCATGCTGGTCGGCGTGATCTATCCGGTGGCCGTGGGCGTGCCGGCCTACGGCATCGCCTGGACGACGGGCATGGCGCACTTCGAGCCCGCGGCGATGCACCCGCTCGGATTCGCGATCCCGGGAAGCACGCCGGGCGAGCGGCTGCTCGCAGGCAGCATCATCGCGCTCACGTTGGGCCCGCTGGCCATGGCGGTGCTCGCGCTCGGGGAGGAGGTCGGCTGGCGCGGGTACATGCTGACACGCCTCATCGACGCGCGCGTGCCGCAGCCGGTGCTCGTGAGTGGTGTCATATGGGCGCTCTGGCACGCGCCGCTCATCGTGGCGGGCGAGTACAACGCGAGCCCCGTGCCCATGCTTTCGCTTCTGCTCTACATCGTGACGAGCGTCGGGGCGGGGACCCTGCTTGCGACCCTGCGTCTCGAGACGGGCAGCGTCTGGCCGGCCGTGACGATGCACGCGGCCTGGAACGCGATCGTCGTCGCGTTTTTCGGAGCTTCGACGAACGGCGAGGACGCCGCGTTGTGGACGGGCGAGGGCGGCGTGCTCGTGGCGATCTCCACGACGGCGATCACGTTTGTCCTGCTGCGCTGGCGGCGCGGGCCGGGCGATCGCGCGCGGGGTGACGGGCCCGGGACCTCCGAGCTCGGCGCCGTGCGCCTGTGA
- a CDS encoding M50 family metallopeptidase, with protein sequence MSEKEKPQLELLIRQRTPGLGGSRSSSFVTKSYVADQVALTVKPRRIPEDAYEVQAQSRKDRKLFYVIRQLEADRYLFLNEEEYFLWQKMDGLHTLRDVATAYFFKFGSFDFRVIQRFLSRAREHKLIIIPHTDLVRRTLSDEQTSGRSRLLTRIRSIDLRLSNVDQRIAALHEKVRILFTRPALVAYAVMLVLGLITIAKQAGRGLGSEVLRGHHALLLPVFLLMHASAIVVHEVAHALACKHFGREVKAFGFTFVNRVVPSVYADVTDMWMSTRKARMAVSFAGPLSGLLLGSMSAIVAWFVPAGVTSSFLWLYAVSMLALAIGSLYPCLFIESDGYHILSDWLRMPALREHSRRFLQDRVRNLVRGRKQRPMTNDERTFLVYGCASIASLSAAFVTLVTLLARPLLR encoded by the coding sequence ATGAGCGAGAAGGAGAAGCCCCAACTCGAGCTCCTGATTCGCCAGCGGACCCCGGGTCTCGGCGGATCGCGGAGCAGCAGCTTCGTCACCAAGTCCTACGTCGCCGACCAGGTCGCCCTGACCGTGAAGCCGCGGCGCATTCCCGAGGACGCGTACGAGGTGCAGGCCCAATCGAGGAAGGATCGCAAGCTCTTTTACGTGATCCGACAGCTCGAGGCCGACCGCTACCTCTTCCTCAACGAAGAGGAGTACTTCCTCTGGCAAAAGATGGATGGGCTGCACACGCTGCGCGACGTCGCGACGGCGTACTTCTTCAAGTTCGGATCCTTCGATTTCCGGGTGATCCAGCGCTTTTTGTCGCGCGCGCGGGAGCACAAGCTCATCATCATCCCCCATACCGATCTCGTGCGCCGCACGCTCTCCGACGAGCAGACCTCGGGCCGATCGCGTCTCCTCACGCGGATCCGCAGCATCGATCTGCGCCTGTCGAACGTCGATCAGCGCATCGCCGCGCTCCACGAGAAGGTCCGCATCCTCTTCACCCGCCCCGCGCTCGTCGCGTATGCCGTGATGCTCGTCCTCGGCCTGATCACGATCGCGAAGCAAGCCGGGCGCGGGCTCGGGAGCGAGGTGCTCCGCGGCCATCATGCGCTCCTCCTGCCCGTGTTCCTGCTCATGCACGCCTCCGCGATCGTCGTGCACGAGGTCGCCCACGCGCTCGCTTGCAAGCACTTCGGCCGCGAGGTGAAGGCCTTCGGTTTCACCTTCGTGAACCGCGTCGTGCCCTCGGTCTACGCCGACGTCACGGACATGTGGATGTCCACCCGCAAGGCGCGCATGGCCGTGAGCTTTGCCGGGCCCTTGTCGGGCCTGCTCCTCGGCTCGATGAGCGCGATCGTGGCGTGGTTCGTTCCCGCGGGCGTCACGTCGTCGTTCCTCTGGCTCTACGCGGTCTCGATGCTCGCGCTCGCGATCGGCAGCCTCTATCCGTGCCTGTTCATCGAGTCCGACGGCTACCACATCCTGAGCGATTGGCTGCGCATGCCGGCGCTGCGCGAGCACAGCCGCAGGTTCTTGCAGGATCGCGTGCGAAATCTCGTGCGTGGACGGAAGCAGAGGCCCATGACGAACGACGAGCGAACGTTCCTCGTGTACGGATGCGCCTCGATCGCGAGCCTCTCGGCGGCCTTCGTCACGCTCGTCACGCTCCTTGCCCGCCCTCTGCTGCGCTAA
- the modA gene encoding molybdate ABC transporter substrate-binding protein, translating to MRALGRRTFVLAFAFATFVAAGCKREPAGGGGEVTVAAATSLRKVFPKLSEGFGATHPGVLVSATYGASGELARQIEGGAGVDLVIVAARDPIDRLAAGGHVDAKRARVVATNELVLVGPKGGPKLTFQTLATALPPGEKIAIGEPGAVPAGRYAREALEKLGAWKTLEGRVVLGGNVAAVLAYVERGEVAAGIVYRTEIPGTSGIEVLDGGKAEWAPRPEVWAAVTTKARARARADAEALLDFITGPEGQRILASYGFGPIP from the coding sequence TTGCGAGCCCTAGGCCGGAGGACGTTCGTCCTCGCGTTCGCCTTCGCCACGTTCGTCGCTGCGGGCTGCAAGCGGGAGCCCGCCGGGGGAGGCGGGGAGGTCACGGTCGCCGCGGCGACGAGCCTGCGGAAGGTGTTTCCCAAGCTGAGCGAAGGTTTTGGCGCGACGCATCCTGGCGTCCTCGTGAGCGCGACCTACGGGGCTTCGGGGGAGCTCGCGCGGCAGATCGAGGGCGGAGCCGGGGTCGATCTGGTGATCGTCGCGGCCAGGGATCCGATCGACAGGCTCGCGGCCGGTGGACACGTGGACGCCAAACGCGCGCGTGTCGTCGCGACGAACGAGCTGGTGCTCGTCGGGCCGAAGGGGGGGCCGAAGCTCACGTTCCAGACGCTCGCGACGGCCTTGCCGCCCGGCGAGAAGATCGCGATCGGCGAGCCGGGCGCGGTGCCGGCCGGGCGTTACGCGCGCGAGGCGCTGGAGAAGCTCGGGGCCTGGAAGACGCTCGAAGGGCGCGTGGTGCTCGGCGGGAACGTCGCGGCCGTGCTCGCCTACGTCGAGCGGGGCGAGGTCGCGGCGGGGATCGTTTATCGTACCGAGATCCCCGGCACGTCGGGGATCGAGGTGCTCGATGGCGGAAAGGCAGAATGGGCGCCGAGGCCCGAAGTTTGGGCTGCCGTCACCACGAAGGCTCGCGCGCGGGCACGGGCAGACGCCGAGGCGCTGCTCGATTTCATCACGGGCCCCGAGGGTCAGCGGATCCTCGCCTCGTACGGGTTTGGCCCGATTCCCTAG
- a CDS encoding Franean1_4349 family RiPP encodes MGAKKNIDELIGRTLMDKDFRARLFANPDATLAAEGYEATPELLNAIKSANPDEVQAVAKGMEEQLANRKAAF; translated from the coding sequence ATGGGAGCCAAGAAGAACATCGACGAGCTGATCGGCCGGACCCTCATGGACAAGGACTTCCGGGCCCGGCTTTTCGCCAATCCCGATGCGACGCTGGCAGCCGAGGGGTACGAAGCCACGCCCGAGCTGCTCAACGCCATCAAGTCGGCGAACCCCGACGAGGTCCAGGCCGTCGCGAAGGGCATGGAAGAGCAGCTCGCCAATCGCAAAGCGGCGTTCTGA
- a CDS encoding adenylate/guanylate cyclase domain-containing protein: protein MLETKNPRFSPPAQLPEEIRAILQNQEMAGERLVNYVRSGFALFSLSASLLGSAKEAPAANLVFRSMLYAWLAYSAVVWLLLRLRPRHYGWLKYLSITVDISFLYLAMVGSLYNHSGVYEVYRGPMAWVILAAFNIMAGLRYSVLAGLYSAGLVGACGAAFLTYVNATMPVPWVESAVYVGEGLNFEECASIVLFTALTGVFSAVTAWNSRKLILQAATESLARDRLEQDRDRLAKYFSKDVVDLVLNNPESIGLGGQRMHATVLFADIRNFTQLSTMMQPEEVVDLLNRYFSIMVEIVFKNGGTLDKFLGDGLMALFGVPYPLDRPEERAVRTSLEMLDALQTMNRELEAKGMLRLDIGVGINCGAVVAGNIGSSQRHEYTVIGDTVNLAARLEALNKETRTQILVSAPVHQAIQGAFRTRTLGPLRIRGKPEPIEVFAVLPSDVVPEPTRISLLPPSTSYP from the coding sequence GTGCTCGAGACCAAAAACCCTCGATTTTCCCCGCCGGCGCAGCTCCCGGAGGAGATCCGCGCCATCCTGCAGAACCAGGAGATGGCGGGCGAGCGGCTCGTGAACTACGTGCGAAGCGGCTTCGCGCTCTTCTCGCTCAGCGCGAGCCTGCTTGGTTCGGCAAAGGAAGCGCCGGCGGCAAACCTGGTCTTCCGCTCGATGTTGTACGCCTGGCTCGCGTATTCCGCGGTCGTCTGGCTTCTCCTCCGCCTCCGCCCTCGCCACTACGGCTGGCTCAAGTACCTATCGATCACCGTCGACATTTCGTTCCTGTACCTCGCCATGGTCGGCAGCCTGTACAACCATTCCGGTGTGTACGAGGTCTACCGGGGCCCCATGGCCTGGGTCATCCTCGCGGCCTTCAACATCATGGCGGGCCTGCGGTATAGCGTGCTCGCCGGTCTGTACTCGGCCGGGCTCGTCGGCGCGTGTGGCGCGGCGTTCCTCACGTACGTGAACGCCACGATGCCCGTGCCCTGGGTCGAGAGCGCCGTGTACGTCGGGGAAGGGCTGAACTTCGAGGAGTGCGCGAGCATCGTGCTCTTTACCGCCCTCACCGGCGTCTTCTCGGCCGTCACCGCCTGGAACTCCCGCAAGCTCATCCTCCAGGCCGCGACCGAGTCGCTCGCGAGAGACCGCCTCGAACAGGACCGGGATCGCCTCGCCAAGTACTTCTCGAAGGACGTCGTCGACCTCGTCCTCAACAACCCCGAAAGCATCGGCCTCGGCGGGCAGCGAATGCACGCCACCGTGCTCTTCGCGGACATTCGCAACTTCACGCAGCTCTCGACCATGATGCAGCCGGAGGAAGTGGTCGATCTGCTGAATCGCTACTTCTCGATCATGGTCGAGATCGTCTTCAAAAACGGCGGCACGCTCGACAAGTTCCTCGGCGACGGCCTCATGGCCCTTTTCGGCGTCCCCTACCCCCTCGATCGACCGGAGGAGCGCGCCGTTCGCACCTCGCTGGAGATGCTCGACGCGCTGCAGACGATGAACCGCGAGCTCGAAGCCAAGGGCATGCTCCGGCTCGACATTGGCGTGGGCATCAACTGCGGCGCCGTCGTCGCAGGCAACATCGGTTCGTCCCAGCGCCACGAATACACGGTCATCGGCGATACCGTGAACCTCGCCGCCCGGCTCGAAGCCCTGAACAAGGAGACGCGCACCCAGATCCTCGTCTCCGCGCCCGTCCACCAGGCGATCCAGGGCGCCTTCCGCACGCGCACCCTCGGCCCGCTGCGTATCCGCGGCAAACCCGAGCCCATCGAGGTCTTCGCCGTTCTGCCCTCCGACGTCGTGCCCGAGCCGACCCGCATCTCCCTCCTCCCGCCGTCCACCAGCTATCCGTGA
- a CDS encoding cyclic nucleotide-binding domain-containing protein, with protein sequence MTLSPRPLHKDQIKQCARALQRVSLFAAWKFDEVEEFATHVQIAPCPPQEVVLWEGDAGDVLYIIAEGNVVVSRRLKGDVETVICRLHAGDFFGELDVIDDQSASANVQTETSCLFYTIDRHTLYRELESNPRLYSKFLLALLKEVAKRLRTTNQRLIDAILWGIDATSLDPG encoded by the coding sequence ATGACACTCTCCCCGAGGCCGCTTCACAAGGACCAGATCAAGCAGTGCGCGCGCGCCCTTCAGCGGGTCAGCCTCTTCGCCGCCTGGAAGTTCGACGAGGTCGAAGAGTTCGCGACGCACGTCCAGATCGCGCCCTGCCCCCCGCAGGAGGTCGTGCTCTGGGAGGGAGACGCAGGGGACGTCCTCTACATCATCGCCGAGGGCAACGTCGTCGTGTCGCGCCGCCTCAAGGGCGACGTCGAGACCGTGATCTGCCGCCTCCACGCCGGTGACTTCTTCGGCGAGCTCGACGTCATCGACGATCAATCCGCCTCGGCGAACGTGCAGACCGAGACGAGTTGCCTCTTCTACACGATCGACCGCCACACCCTCTACCGCGAGCTCGAGTCGAACCCGCGGCTTTACTCGAAGTTCTTGCTCGCGCTGCTCAAGGAGGTCGCGAAGCGGCTGCGCACGACGAACCAGCGCCTCATCGACGCGATCCTCTGGGGCATCGACGCGACGTCGCTGGATCCGGGCTAG
- a CDS encoding vWA domain-containing protein, producing MLPKVIALFTATLLAGCAAAAPQAPAVSPTHDNDAAVAPKTSAPATLVVASAEPGPASDAPRENASWIGAAPASDFILRNQRETLLGVWVDVPTGAKIARAKSALALVIDTSGSMSGAKIEHARAAAHRMVDSLPDGDIVSIQAFSDAAEDRIAPFPLDPSTRRTMHAVIDHLSAAGGTNLFEGLRLAELRVASAPASHPVRRVVVVSDGVATVGPTSPELLGAIAETGAERGIQVTALGVGLDYDEGTLNTLAVRSSGRMHHLASPEDMTNVLAEETRLFAATRATDAVVEIVPAPGVTILSVAGARSTPVAGGGMRVPLGSMFGGQHREMAVRVRIDDASATGSRPLASVRLHFRDPADQGLPRVQEVVARFDVTDDPTVVARTEHARARTIAAVHEASEISIAAAQDVNAGRYEDASKALAQAEQRLHAVAATVRDEKEKQRVLAAARNVSAARKSSDSAAAAPPAPAARRARALEINAAAMHDAGY from the coding sequence ATGCTACCGAAGGTGATTGCTTTGTTCACGGCCACCCTGCTCGCCGGGTGCGCCGCCGCCGCCCCGCAAGCCCCCGCCGTGAGCCCCACGCACGATAACGATGCCGCGGTCGCGCCGAAGACGTCGGCGCCCGCGACCCTCGTCGTGGCCTCCGCCGAGCCCGGCCCCGCGAGCGACGCGCCCCGCGAAAATGCCTCGTGGATCGGCGCCGCCCCCGCGAGTGATTTCATCCTCCGCAACCAGCGCGAGACCCTGCTCGGCGTGTGGGTCGACGTGCCCACGGGCGCCAAGATCGCCCGCGCGAAGAGCGCCCTCGCGCTCGTCATCGATACGTCCGGCTCCATGTCCGGCGCGAAGATCGAGCACGCGCGCGCCGCCGCCCATCGCATGGTCGACAGCCTGCCCGACGGCGACATCGTCTCCATCCAGGCGTTCTCGGACGCCGCCGAAGACCGCATCGCGCCCTTTCCGCTCGACCCCAGCACGCGCCGGACCATGCACGCCGTGATCGATCACCTCAGCGCGGCGGGCGGGACAAACCTTTTTGAGGGCCTGCGCCTCGCCGAGCTGCGCGTCGCCTCCGCGCCCGCCTCGCATCCCGTTCGCCGCGTCGTCGTCGTGTCCGACGGCGTCGCCACCGTCGGCCCCACCTCGCCCGAATTGCTCGGCGCGATCGCCGAGACCGGCGCCGAGCGCGGCATCCAGGTCACGGCCCTCGGCGTCGGCCTCGACTACGACGAGGGCACCTTGAACACCCTCGCCGTTCGATCGAGCGGCCGCATGCACCACCTCGCCTCGCCCGAGGACATGACGAACGTCCTCGCCGAGGAGACGCGCCTCTTCGCCGCCACGCGCGCCACCGACGCCGTCGTCGAGATTGTCCCCGCGCCCGGCGTGACGATCCTGTCCGTCGCCGGTGCCCGCTCCACACCCGTCGCGGGCGGCGGGATGCGCGTGCCCCTCGGCTCGATGTTCGGCGGCCAGCACCGCGAAATGGCCGTCCGCGTGCGCATCGATGATGCGAGCGCGACGGGCTCCCGCCCCCTCGCGAGCGTGCGCCTGCACTTTCGCGACCCCGCGGATCAGGGTTTGCCGCGGGTGCAAGAGGTCGTGGCCCGGTTCGATGTGACCGACGATCCCACCGTCGTCGCGCGAACGGAACATGCGCGCGCCCGGACGATCGCCGCCGTGCACGAGGCGTCGGAAATCTCGATCGCCGCCGCGCAGGACGTGAACGCAGGCCGTTACGAGGATGCCTCGAAGGCCCTCGCCCAGGCGGAACAGCGGCTCCACGCGGTCGCCGCGACCGTCCGCGACGAGAAAGAAAAACAACGTGTCCTCGCCGCCGCGCGCAACGTGAGCGCCGCCCGCAAGAGCTCCGATTCCGCCGCCGCCGCGCCCCCCGCGCCTGCCGCCCGCCGCGCCCGCGCCCTCGAGATCAACGCGGCCGCCATGCACGACGCCGGGTACTGA